The bacterium genomic interval ACGAAGAGATTCTTACCGCAGAGGAAGGTGTCAACGCTACATTTCATAAACAGATATTTATTGCCAAACCAGATATAATTGATGTAGGGACGCTGGAGACTAAAATTAACGAATTAACCTATCTGGCAGAAAAAGGTGATAGAAAAGGAATTGTCCAAAAACTAATGGAATTTGTCCCAAATTATAACCCAAATTCAAATGAAAAATAAATAATTTATGTTTAAAGAATCTATACCTCAAAAAATTATACTCTCAGGATTAATATTATATTGTTTAGGTGTTACTATCTCTATCTCCTGTCAGATAATGGGAGTAATATTAGCACTTAGTGGTTGGATAATCAGAATGATAATAACCCGTAGGTTTGAAATAATAGGCACCCCATTAAACATCCCTATCCTACTTTTTATCATCACCCTATTTTTATCAACAATATTCTCTTCTTATCCAATAGTGGCATTGGATAAAACGGAATCTATGATTAGACACCTCCTTTTATATTATTTAGTCGTATGTGGAATTAAGGACGCATCTACTGCAAAAAAAATAATTATGGTTTTATTAGTTGCGGTGGCTATTGAATCAGGATACATAATTTTGCAGTATCTTTATAATTTTAAACTATTTGGGATAGTTGTTCATAATGGGGTCTCAAAACATCTAACAGAAAACCGTGCTATAGGTGGTGCGGTAGGAATAATATTTCCGATTGGATTTTCTCTTTGGGTCTTTAGTAATTCTGCTTACAAAAAAATTGCTCTGGGAATAATCAATCTTTTAATTTTAACCGTATTATTATTTACTCAAACCAGAGGGATTTGGGTAGGTGTGATTTTAGCACTTATCTTTATAATTATCATCGGTATTCGGAAGAAAAAGAAAATATTACTCTCTTTATTCGCATTTGTGATTGTCATTCCATTTATTTTCCCAAAAGAAGTAACTAATCAAGTCTTATCAATATTTTCAGATAAAACTCTTGGTGGAAGAATCTATCTCTGGAGGGATAGCTTACAGATAGTCAAGGATTATCCTGTGTTTGGCACAGGACCAGGAACTTTTATCCATATCTATTATCCTGAATATTTTTCTAAAGAGGCAATGGAAAATAAAGACTTTGGGCATTTACATTGCCATAACAATTTTGTAAATGTTGCCGTAGAAGGAGGAATATTAGGTTTATTTGCATTTATCTGGTTGCTTATTGCCTCTTTTTGCCTTGGTTTTAAAATCCTTAAAAGGAATCTTCAAGATAAAGACCTTTTTCCGTTAACGATTGGACTGCTGGCTGGGTTAATAGTCTGGTTAGTTCACGGAATGGTAGATTGCACCTACCTGGGTAGCAGTGCCTATCTTTTCTGGTTCACATTGGGAATGATTGTCAGGACAGGAGATATAGCGGTTATTAACTGGAAGTTTACATAGGATAATACCCATAAATAAGGCATGAGAATAATCGTTCCGTTAGGAACATAATATTGGTAGGAATAGATAGACAAATCAATCAGTTCCGTAGGAACGATATATTGGTAGAAATTTATGGAAAGCCATTTACCGATATGTTGAAGGATTTTATGGCAGGACAACATCAGGGGCGGGCGTATCATCTTTAGTGTTTATTTTAAGGACTTTACCTCCTAACTGTCCACCTTCGACTTGAATAAGAAGAAAATCACCTTTGGCAGAATACTTGAAGGATTTAGTCAAGTCAGCAGTTCTAAAATTGACTAAGTTTGTGTACCAATAGCCACCTGAATTGGCTAAAACAGAATACAATGCGGATTCATCTTCATCCCCTTGATTATCATTGTCCTGGAGTTTCAAATAGACGATAGCTTCGTTATCTAAAGCATTACCTTCGGCATCAATCACCTTGCCATAGACTAAATCATTGCCTGTTGGAATTAAAGATACTCCGGTAGTTATTTCAAAGTCTTTGAGAACGGTCTCACCAGAGATAACCTGACAACGATAGGGTGTTTGTGGCGATAAACCAACAAGCGTGATGTGGTGAATAGTGCTAACGGTATTACTCCCACGGTCATCATAGGCAATTTGAGTTGTTTTTGTCTCACCATACTTGATTAGCCCTATCTCTGGTTCATCAGATACCCACGAAATTGTCATCTGGCTATCCGTGATATTAGAAACCATTATTTCCTCAGCAAAGGCTAACTGAATAAATAGCCCAATTGTTAATAAACTCATAATTAATCTTTTCATTTTTTCTTATACCTCCTTATTTTTGGTAATTGGTGACTGGTAACTGGTAATTGGTAACTGGTAATTGGTAACTAAGTTCCTGTTTAGCGTCTCCCACGATTCTTCCCTTATTATCTTCCGCAAGATTTTACCACAGATTATCACTGATTACTTACTTTTCTGGTCTCGGATGTAAGGTGTAGACGGAGAGGGGTATTTAAATGATAAGGACTTGTCTACACCAAACATCCTCAACCATCACTTTTGTAAGCGTTCAGGCTACACATCCGGTGTGTAAAAAGGGGGATAAGGAGATAAGGGAGATGTGGAGATTATAAATTAAAAGATTATGGTTATGAAGTTGGTATGGAAGCCTGCTCCTGACAGGTTCAGGAGTTAGGTCAGGATGGTTCTAACTTCATAACCCCTAAACCAAACCAGCCCCCTAACCCTAACCCTTTCACCAAAAACTCCTAAATATATCCCCTTATCTCCATAATCTCCATATCTCCTTTTCTTACACTATTTCAACCTTTATGCTAGATTAAGACACCATCCAAAATTTACGGTAAATTTATATCACCTGCATTAGTCGTGCTGGCGTTTACGGTTG includes:
- a CDS encoding O-antigen ligase family protein, encoding MFKESIPQKIILSGLILYCLGVTISISCQIMGVILALSGWIIRMIITRRFEIIGTPLNIPILLFIITLFLSTIFSSYPIVALDKTESMIRHLLLYYLVVCGIKDASTAKKIIMVLLVAVAIESGYIILQYLYNFKLFGIVVHNGVSKHLTENRAIGGAVGIIFPIGFSLWVFSNSAYKKIALGIINLLILTVLLFTQTRGIWVGVILALIFIIIIGIRKKKKILLSLFAFVIVIPFIFPKEVTNQVLSIFSDKTLGGRIYLWRDSLQIVKDYPVFGTGPGTFIHIYYPEYFSKEAMENKDFGHLHCHNNFVNVAVEGGILGLFAFIWLLIASFCLGFKILKRNLQDKDLFPLTIGLLAGLIVWLVHGMVDCTYLGSSAYLFWFTLGMIVRTGDIAVINWKFT